The Anguilla rostrata isolate EN2019 chromosome 2, ASM1855537v3, whole genome shotgun sequence genome contains the following window.
ccccccccccccctaaaaaaaaaaagttgttgttgaattcaaaaaccatttaaaagtACTTCTCATGGTCTATTatcacctttaaaaaaacacaagtatTCTAGCACAGCACGGCTACACGTCAGGTCCAGTGTACTTtcattaaaagcattttaactGAAACAGTCAGCACCGAACCTTTTCATTCTCACAGGCATGAAAGGAATGAGGTGCGATTATAGAGCTTCTGAACTGAAACACAGACGCAGTGACAGTCAGCTAAATTAATCTCCAAGCACCCACCGCAATTCATACACACTCCCAGGTTCATTACTGCAATACAACTCTGCTCACACGAACCAAGGGCCTCCCTCCCATACGAGCTGCCATTTCACTTTCAAACGCTACCGTGCAGCGCTTCTGTTAGCCACAATCAAAACTAACTCCAGATTTCGCAGCAGCAGCGGGGCGGACAGAAAGTCCCTCACGCACAATCACGTCCGACTGGAGTCGACTCATTCGTACGcgttcacacaaaaataaatatttcaggagaGCCCGGTCAAACAGCCCCGATTCATAAAAAGCAAGCCCGATTTGTTTGATGCGCCATGTTAATTAGCTAGAATAAACACGAGGCATATAATTACATGGAAATGAAAACTGTCATTAAAATAGCCCTTTATGAAAATGTACGTCTCCtttgaaaacaacaaacaggcCGATCCACCAGCTGGATTAACCAGGGAACAGCAAAAAGTTAATTTGTGAAACCATCCTCCACAGCCTGGGTCAGAGCACAGCATGGTGAGGCTAACATGCAGGTTAGTAAGAAAACCTTTAACTAGAATTATCCAGctcatttaaaactgaattcagttgcctttattatgaaaaaagaacataGTGTTTGAAATAAGGGGTTCTGTAATCAGGAAGGGGATTCCACAGGAGATGGCCAAAACTGCAAACAGCATTGTAATCATCAGTACAATAtacctgccaaataaatgtagaataaataattaaaacacaaaaatgtattctacATTACACCACTAAGAATTGGAGACCATTTTTTATATCATACAGTCTAGCAGGAATTCCAGTAAgtacaatgtttttattaaacatttcttccatttttttttttaatgtaagatATTGTGCAAGAAAATTACAATAGCCTTGAGCCACAAATTAAATGCAGATTATGAAGTTAGACTACTCAtcaaataatgtaatttattccACTAACCTCTCCTAAAGGACTAGCAAATCAGAtcttacatatatatttatatatataacatacatATTTCACTTGACTTTTTCTTGACGCTGGACAGTGAAACAGTGTTGTGCTGTTGGCTGACAAGACCGACATTGACGAAACTTCATCTTCAgaagacagaaatgaaagatataaacagcaaataaatcgaccaaaaaaaaaacaaaaaaacagaaaaacaaaacaaacaaaaaaaaaaaacagagaaacaaaacgaaaataagaaaaactgaGGAGAAACAGAAGAAGTTATGAAACCGACCACAGACCAGACCTGCAGCAGGAATGCTGAGAGATTCACACACATTATTCTTTTCCGTACTTAttaacctgcagagagagggggtgccGGAGGGTGCAAATGAAGTTTGTGGAGACTgtggactctgtgtgtgtgtgtgtgtgtgtgtgtgtgtgtgtgtgtgtgtgtgtgttggggggctGTAAGGGAGGTGTGGAGAAGTTGGTTAAAGCAGGCCAAGATGGGGGTGaaggggagagatggggggggggaagggaaaaggggaggggtggagggcagAGGCTCTCTTCTCAAACTGCTGACCgtcgttttgtgtgtgtgtgcgtgcgcgtgtgtgcgtgtgcgtgcgtgcgtgtgtttttctGGAGAATTTCCGGTAGTGCGGCTACTTACAGTACGATTGAGGCAACTCTTTaatatttatctctctctctctctgtttccatctctctctctctctctaaatgtgGAGCATGTTAATGGGAGACTctgaggaggtggggggagggcgggggcagggtggggcggggggtgggggggggaaaggcctCAGCAGCACCCCCCGGAGGAGGGCTTCACCGGAGTGCTCTGGATCTTGACGTTGGACTTCTCCGAGCCCCCGCTCGTGGCCCCGGGGCCCATCCTCTTCTTGATCTCCGCCGCCATGGTCATGAAGGCCTGCTCTACGTTGGTGGCGTTCTTGGCGCTCGTTTCCAAGAAGGGGATGCCTAGAGAGTCGGCAAattcctgagggggggggggggggggggggggggttaaataaaacacactgctgtgagaGTGGAAATAAGCATCGTTTCGTTTAATCAGACTGGCCAAGGTCGCAGGCAAAACCGAAGAGCATCAAATACTGATCCAATCAGCAATCTGGGTCCGACGAAACATCAGACTTATTAAAAGCCAGCACTGACCTGACTACACTTCAGCAATGGTGCTGCTGTAAAAGGTCATCGGTGCAGTAATGGTTATACCTACACTTCTGAAGGTATTCATTTCACCAGCTGGGTTTtctcaaaacaggaagtgcctgaACTTTTCCCTTACACTATAACTGAAGGTATGGGTGGCACTTCATAAAAGCCAAAGCCTTGTGCTCTTGAAACTTCTGCCAAAGCAAGTAGTCACAGAACTAATTGCACTGAATTTTAATCTCTAAACGGGATGGAGCCTTACCTTTGCTGTTGTGTAATCCACCACCTTCTTTGTTGTCAGGTCACACTTGTTTCCTACCAATAGCTTGTTAACGTTCTCACTGGCATATCGGTCTATCTCCTGCAGCCACTGCTTGACGTTATTGAAAGACTCCTGAGGGGGTAGAGAAATGAGATTTTTAGCATAACATCCATGTTAACAGCTTACTCAATTACCAATATAATTACTGTATTGCTGCTTAATTATCATCATAAATTAAGCAGCAGGGAGTTCCCTGGTGTGCTGGATCTCTCCACCTAACCATCTCCCAGTTTAATAAGCTCAGTAatcttcccccctctccacctcggCTAATGTGCGAagagcgttctggcacaaaatggccgctccgTAAACATCGGCGATGGCTGAAGCGAGAGTCGCTCCTAACACCGCGCAGCGCTTCCAGatcatgtgaccccccccctcgtATCCGTGCAACCCAGCGCCGCTATTACCGCTAAGGGATGAGCGATGGCGGTGCGTGTGCGTCGAGCTCACCTGGTCCGTGACGTCATAAACTACGATAATGCCGTGCGCGCCCCTGTAGTAACTGGACGTGATGGTGCGAAACCGCTCCTGCCCCGCCGTATCCCACTGTGaacacagggggcgctgtggtgAGTGCCTGCTCACCaggacatttacacacacaaagcaggaaATGCTACAGACATATAGAGAGTGTTACGGTTTGTAGTCCTACAACCTGGAAGTAAGTTCACGTTTTTGAGCCATGGATTCGTtcgtcagatttccaatgcttaaatccctatgggaaaatAAGCATTGGAAATCTACCGactgagggaacccatggcggaagaaacgtccgggtcggcctacaaaaagacgtcatcactgtaacaACTCTATTATACAGCAGTGTTGCTCACACTCTGAAAAACTGGGATTCAACAATAgagcacattttcaaaaagcagaGAGCATTTGTGACGtgtgacacacaaaaacatacatagcAGCTCTACTGTTGTACAAATAATGACGTTCTTTCTGAAAAGCACTTCATTTTAACAGTTacagtgaaatgtaaaaaagaaacacagaccCAACACAATGAGTAAAACTAATCAGCTGCGGAAGAGACGGGCGTTTAAATTATCCACGGAGACGCCCGCTGACCTGGGATACAAAGCTGATGGAGACTCATCACAATGGAGCGCCCAGTGAAACAACAGCGTTTGCGTCTGGCGCGCTCACAATGGGCCTCGTGCATAATTAAGGCCCCGCGCGGACCCGCAAAACGCTTTCAGAGCGGCCATGACACCCTTAGAGCAGCCAATGGCGCGACGGCGACGGCATACTTACGATCTGGAGCTTAATCGTCTTGCCGTCTAATTCTATAGTCCTGATTTTGAAGTCCACTCCAATAGTACTAATGTAGCTTTCTGTGTACGTGTCGTCCTGGAacacaaaggggaaaaaattacTGATTTGTGGGGACAAACCAAAGCAgaaataatatgaatatgatatattccatgcattctctctctccagtgatcAAAATGCCTATGCAGGCTACGTA
Protein-coding sequences here:
- the LOC135244243 gene encoding ras-related protein ORAB-1, producing MSTMNPEYDYLFKLLLIGDSGVGKSCLLLRFADDTYTESYISTIGVDFKIRTIELDGKTIKLQIWDTAGQERFRTITSSYYRGAHGIIVVYDVTDQESFNNVKQWLQEIDRYASENVNKLLVGNKCDLTTKKVVDYTTAKEFADSLGIPFLETSAKNATNVEQAFMTMAAEIKKRMGPGATSGGSEKSNVKIQSTPVKPSSGGCC